ATATGTTCTTCCGCTTGCTTCATATTTGGCAGCGCGGCGGTTTCAGTAATTTCAAAGATAATCATATCGCCGGCAATATTGCGGCTAACAAACTCTCGGGCAATGCGCGCAATCACTTTTTCACTACAGAAAGAGCGTGCCGACAAGTTAATTGCTAGTTTGTCAGTAAAGCCGTTACGCAGGTTAGTTTCCATTTGCTGTAGGGCTTGCTGCACTACCCACAAATCAATTTTATCAATTTGGCCGTTTTTCTCTGCTGCCAAAATGAGCTGGTAGGGCGAATGTAATTGCTCTTTTTCATCACGTACGCGCAATAGCACTTCGTAATGTTCAACCTTGTTGAGCTTGTTATTCATGATCGGCTGATAGTGCAGCTCTAGCCGATCACGCTCAATGGCGTTTTGCGCTAAGTCTAACCAGTAGTGCTTTTTAGCAAGCTCTGAGTCACTATTTTCCGCTTGGAAGGTAACTACACAGTTTTTACCCAGCTCTTTGGCTTGGTTATTACAAATATCCGCCTTGGCCATGAGATCTTCAAAACCATTACCATGTTCAGGGAAGGCAACAATGCCCACACAGGCGGAGGCAGTATGAATAATGTTATGCCCTGGCACACTTACCTGCGCCAACATGCTGATGATTCGCTGAGCAACTACTTCGGAGTAAGCAAGGCTAGTACCTTCCAAATAAATGGCAAACTCATCACCGCTAATTCGCGCTAATAAGGTATCGTTTGGCAGCAAGCGTTCTAGGCTAGAGGAGACTTGGCGCAACATTTCATCGCCTGCACCGTGGCCACTAATATCGTTTACGTATTTGAAGTTATCCAGATCCACCATCAGCAAGCAACCGTAGCGTTTTTCTTTCACCATTTGAGTGATCACGCGCTCAAACTTACGGCGGTTAGGTAGATCGGTTAAGTTATCGTAGTTGGCAACCCACTCTAGTTCTTCGGCGCGGCTTTTAAGCTGCTGCTCTAAAGCTTCTAGCTGATAAGAAAGGCGAATTAAAGTGTGGTTAAGCTCGTCAGACTCATCTTGCAAAAAGCGTTTGCCATTGCTCTCTAGGTTACGACGAAACAGGTTATGCGACGAGCGGGCTAATAGCGGCAAATTATCAATGGTTCGGCGGATCCGCCTAAGCGATGGGCTAAGCGCGAATATAATAATCGCGCCGGCAAAAACCAGCGCACCAATACCAAATAGCAAGTTATTGTAATCGGCACGCTTTAACTGATTAAGCTGAGTATTGATGTCGTTGACGATGGCGTAATAAACAGGTTTTTGCTGACTAGTATTATTTACCTTAAAAGCATGTAACTCGGTAAGCCCCATTTCGGTATTAAACTGCTCTACCCCGTTAACAATATCTTCGGCATTTAAGCCTACCAATAGGTCTTGCACCATTTCACGAAACGCTGACTCAGCATACAGTAGCTCAACGCTATTATCGTCGTTCAGCTCAACCAAAAAGTGGTGGCTACCTTGGCTGGCAGGGAACAGCTCCAGCAAACGCAAAGAATCAATACTGTAGAAAACTCGATAACTTCCCTGCTCTTCCATTTTCTCCAAGTCAGTAGCGATAATAATGCGACAGCTTAAGGGACAATCGAGAATCCATTTAGCATCAACATCCTCGGGATCTTTTAGCATCCACTCTAAGGCTTTTTCGCTATGCGCTATATAGCCAAACTCGTATTTTAAACCTTCTAGAGGATCTACCACCGCAATGCTACGCACCGGCAGTTCAGTATTAGCTCGTAGGTCTTGCCAGAAGGAATCAAATATTGCAGGTAGGTTTTCTTGTTGATAAGCATCAAAA
This genomic stretch from Agarivorans sp. Alg241-V36 harbors:
- a CDS encoding bifunctional diguanylate cyclase/phosphodiesterase, whose protein sequence is MRDLRLGLASKALLLLCGVLLVTLVGLISFNHDNLKSFFLLGRAQVIDNQQYQLQKYYRDVFSRLQGVTSSQSYRFDAYQQENLPAIFDSFWQDLRANTELPVRSIAVVDPLEGLKYEFGYIAHSEKALEWMLKDPEDVDAKWILDCPLSCRIIIATDLEKMEEQGSYRVFYSIDSLRLLELFPASQGSHHFLVELNDDNSVELLYAESAFREMVQDLLVGLNAEDIVNGVEQFNTEMGLTELHAFKVNNTSQQKPVYYAIVNDINTQLNQLKRADYNNLLFGIGALVFAGAIIIFALSPSLRRIRRTIDNLPLLARSSHNLFRRNLESNGKRFLQDESDELNHTLIRLSYQLEALEQQLKSRAEELEWVANYDNLTDLPNRRKFERVITQMVKEKRYGCLLMVDLDNFKYVNDISGHGAGDEMLRQVSSSLERLLPNDTLLARISGDEFAIYLEGTSLAYSEVVAQRIISMLAQVSVPGHNIIHTASACVGIVAFPEHGNGFEDLMAKADICNNQAKELGKNCVVTFQAENSDSELAKKHYWLDLAQNAIERDRLELHYQPIMNNKLNKVEHYEVLLRVRDEKEQLHSPYQLILAAEKNGQIDKIDLWVVQQALQQMETNLRNGFTDKLAINLSARSFCSEKVIARIAREFVSRNIAGDMIIFEITETAALPNMKQAEEHIRRLKALGCAIALDDFGVGYSSFHSLKHLPFDYLKIDGSFVREILNQNEDKVFIQALVDIANQLGHKTVAEFVESEALNNELINLGVDYSQGYYIGKPASARYFWQFDKASAVLALQGT